In one window of Drosophila ananassae strain 14024-0371.13 chromosome XR, ASM1763931v2, whole genome shotgun sequence DNA:
- the LOC6502594 gene encoding katanin p60 ATPase-containing subunit A-like 2 has translation MHRYLVENGFYSSAEALKNEGRLSEEFELCDNIDLDGMYLEYASFFNMKFGKYPKILKKITPKIKVEMAGKPQQTQPQPQQAGKAPGEKEKPTNKMSQPENSVANWHISVGAATAAVKLNNDPEAPLQIKKMETPSESAPENPNLNRMVGEIEHGHLGGDDALFSSLDWQSLAELVKTSILREDIKLKWSDVCGNQRAIELIKEAVITPIEYPQLFAHGLKPWRSLLLHGPPGSGKTLLAKALYSETQGQVTFFNITASIMVSKWRGESEKILRVLFHMAAKRAPSVIFFDEIESLTSKRDRATDHESSKRFKNELLQLLDGMEHTLKGVFVLASTNLPWDIDEAFLRRFEKKLLIQLPNPAERSCLIGRLLGTTISLNARLLESLVKISDQFTGDEIRLACKEISMHRVRCATKLPGGQAAKEPQALIEANVEKAFRQVRPLGQKLLAKHEQWQQENGS, from the coding sequence ATGCATCGGTATCTGGTGGAGAATGGCTTCTATTCGAGTGCCGAGGCTCTGAAGAACGAGGGCCGGCTCTCCGAGGAGTTCGAGCTGTGCGACAACATCGATCTGGATGGCATGTATCTGGAGTACGCCAGTTTCTTCAACATGAAGTTCGGCAAGTATCCGAAAATCCTCAAGAAAATTACTCCCAAAATCAAGGTGGAGATGGCTGGGAAGCCGCAGCAgacccagccccagccccagcagGCGGGCAAGGCGCCTGGGGAGAAGGAGAAGCCAACGAACAAGATGTCCCAGCCGGAAAACTCGGTGGCCAACTGGCACATCAGTGTGGGAGCTGCCACGGCGGCCGTGAAGCTAAATAATGATCCGGAGGCGCCCTTGCAGATCAAGAAGATGGAGACACCGAGCGAGAGTGCGCCGGAAAACCCAAATCTCAACCGGATGGTGGGGGAGATCGAACACGGGCACTTGGGCGGAGACGATGCCCTGTTCTCCTCCCTGGACTGGCAGTCTCTGGCGGAACTGGTCAAGACTTCTATCCTGAGGGAGGACATCAAGCTGAAGTGGTCGGATGTGTGTGGCAACCAGCGGGCCATAGAGCTGATCAAGGAGGCGGTGATAACCCCCATTGAGTATCCCCAGCTCTTCGCCCACGGCCTGAAGCCGTGGCGGTCTCTGCTGCTCCATGGACCGCCCGGAAGCGGAAAGACTCTGCTGGCCAAGGCCCTCTACTCGGAGACCCAGGGCCAGGTGACCTTCTTCAACATCACGGCCAGCATCATGGTGAGCAAGTGGCGGGGCGAGTCGGAGAAGATCCTGCGAGTCCTCTTCCACATGGCCGCCAAGAGGGCTCCCTCGGTCATCTTCTTCGACGAGATAGAGAGCTTGACTTCGAAGAGGGATCGGGCCACGGATCACGAGAGCTCCAAGAGGTTCAAGAACGAGCTACTCCAGCTGCTGGACGGGATGGAGCACACTCTCAAAGGAGTTTTCGTCCTGGCCAGCACCAACCTGCCCTGGGACATAGACGAGGCCTTCCTCCGGCGCTTCGAGAAGAAGCTACTCATCCAACTGCCCAATCCGGCCGAGAGGAGCTGCCTGATTGGACGTCTCTTAGGTACTACCATCTCCCTGAACGCCAGACTCCTGGAGAGCCTCGTCAAGATATCGGACCAGTTCACCGGCGACGAGATCCGCCTGGCCTGCAAGGAGATCAGCATGCACCGGGTGAGGTGCGCCACGAAGCTCCCTGGTGGCCAGGCGGCCAAGGAGCCACAGGCCCTGATCGAAGCCAATGTGGAGAAGGCCTTCCGGCAGGTGCGTCCTTTGGGCCAGAAGCTCCTGGCCAAGCACGAGCAGTGGCAGCAGGAGAACGGCTCCTAG
- the LOC6502358 gene encoding cAMP-specific 3',5'-cyclic phosphodiesterase isoform X11 — protein MSPKSMSRNSSIASERFKEQEASILVDRSHGEDLIVTPFAQILASLRSVRNNLLSLTNVPASNKSRRPTQSSTAARTANPPGVPLSQGEEAYTRLATDTIEELDWCLDQLETIQTHRSVSDMASLKFKRMLNKELSHFSESSRSGNQISEYICSTFLDKQQEFDLPSLRVDENPEHAAATAAGGTGGQHPAGGAAGNRCRSPRGPPMSQISGVKRPLSHTNSFTGERLPTFGVETPKENELGTLLGELDTWGIQIFSIGEFSVNRPLTCVAYTIFQSRELLTSLMIPPKTFLNFMTTLEDHYVKDNPFHNSLHAADVTQSTNVLLNTPALEGVFTPLEVGGALFAACIHDVDHPGLTNQFLVNSSSELALMYNDESVLENHHLAVAFKLLQNQGCDIFCNMQKKQRQTLRKMVIDIVLSTDMSKHMSLLADLKTMVETKKVAGSGVLLLDNYTDRIQVLENLVHCADLSNPTKPLPLYKRWVALLMEEFFLQGDKERESGMDISPMCDRHNATIEKSQVGFIDYIVHPLWETWADLVHPDAQDILDTLEENRDYYQSMIPPSPPPSGVDENPQEDRIRFQVTLEESDQENLAELEEGDESVADSRADAASSTTTGTTATSALAGGAAGGGVAGGNKTGGSQNQHQHGGM, from the exons ATGTCGCCCAAGTCCATGTCCCGAAACTCAAGCATCGCTAGTGAAAG GTTTAAAGAACAGGAAGCCTCTATACTCGTTGACCGATC cCATGGCGAGGATCTCATTGTGACGCCTTTCGCCCAAATTTTAGCCAGCTTACGTTCAGTGCGCAACAATTTATTAAGTCTGACAAATGTTCCAGCATCAAACAA ATCCAGGCGGCCCACGCAATCCTCGACGGCTGCCCGCACGGCTAACCCACCTGGAGTACCCCTCTCCCAGGGGGAGGAGGCCTACACCCGGCTGGCGACCGACACCATCGAGGAGCTGGACTGGTGCCTCGACCAGCTGGAGACGATCCAGACCCATCGCAGTGTCTCCGACATGGCCTCTCTTAAG TTCAAACGGATGCTCAACAAGGAGCTGTCACACTTCAGCGAGTCCAGCAGATCGGGAAATCAGATTTCCGAATATATATGTTCCACATTTTTGG ACAAACAACAAGAATTCGACCTGCCATCGCTGCGTGTCGATGAAAATCCGGAACATGCCGCCGCCACCGCTGCCGGTGGCACTGGCGGACAGCATCCCGCCGGAGGGGCTGCCGGCAATCGCTGCCGCTCCCCACGCGGGCCGCCCATGTCGCAGATCAGCGGCGTGAAGCGACCCCTCTCGCACACCAACAGCTTCACCGGCGAACGTCTACCCACTTTCGGTGTGGAGACGCCCAAGGAGAACGAGCTGGGCACTCTGCTCGGCGAACTAGATACGTGGGGCATCCAGATATTTAGCATCGGCGAGTTCAGTGTCAACCGCCCGCTCACCTGTGTGGCATACACCATTTTTCAG AGTAGAGAATTACTGACCAGTCTTATGATACCACCGAAAACTTTTCTTAACTTTATGACTACTCTGGAGGACCACTACGTCAAAGACAATCCGTTTCACAATTCGCTTCATGCCGCCGACGTGACACAGAGCACCAATGTGCTACTAAATACACCGGCACTGGAGGGCGTTTTCACACCGCTCGAGGTGGGCGGGGCACTGTTCGCCGCTTGTATACACGATGTTGATCATCCCGGCTTAACCAATCAATTTTTGGTTAATTCAA gtTCCGAACTAGCATTAATGTACAATGACGAATCTGTTTTGGAAAATCATCATTTAGCTGTTGCctttaaattattgcaaaatcAAGGATGTGATATATTCTGTAATATGCAAAA GAAACAACGCCAAACTTTGAGGAAAATGGTTATTGATATTGTGCTGTCCACGGACATGTCCAAGCACATGAGTCTGCTGGCCGACCTGAAGACAATGGTGGAAACCAAAAAGGTGGCCGGATCTGGAGTCCTGCTGCTGGACAACTACACCGATCGCATACAG GTGCTTGAAAATCTGGTGCATTGCGCCGATCTGAGTAATCCCACCAAGCCGCTGCCGCTCTACAAACGTTGGGTGGCCCTCCTCATGGAGGAGTTCTTCCTGCAGGGCGACAAGGAACGCGAATCGGGCATGGACATTAGCCCGATGTGCGATCGACATAATGCCACCATCGAGAAGTCGCAGGTGGGCTTCATTGACTATATCGTCCACCCGTTGTGGGAGACCTGGGCCGATCTTGTCCATCCCGATGCCCAGGATATACTCGACACGCTTGAAGAGAACAGAGACTACTACCAGAGCATGATACCGCCATCGCCGCCGCCATCGGGCGTTGATGAGAATCCCCAGGAGGACAGGATACGCTTTCAG GTAACCCTGGAGGAGTCCGACCAGGAGAACCTCGCCGAACTGGAGGAGGGGGATGAGAGTGTCGCCGATAGTCGGGCCGATGCTGCGTCGAGTACTACCACTGGCACTACTGCCACCTCGGCGCTGGCGGGCGGCGCTGCTGGCGGGGGCGTGGCTGGCGGCAATAAGACGGGTGGCAGCCAAAACCAGCACCAGCACGGTGGAATGTGA
- the LOC6502358 gene encoding cAMP-specific 3',5'-cyclic phosphodiesterase isoform X10 — MLNKNSAGSQSLPRVHSFFNMIPSILQDDLAVTILADRDNMFSIKSQRSHGEDLIVTPFAQILASLRSVRNNLLSLTNVPASNKRPTQSSTAARTANPPGVPLSQGEEAYTRLATDTIEELDWCLDQLETIQTHRSVSDMASLKFKRMLNKELSHFSESSRSGNQISEYICSTFLDKQQEFDLPSLRVDENPEHAAATAAGGTGGQHPAGGAAGNRCRSPRGPPMSQISGVKRPLSHTNSFTGERLPTFGVETPKENELGTLLGELDTWGIQIFSIGEFSVNRPLTCVAYTIFQSRELLTSLMIPPKTFLNFMTTLEDHYVKDNPFHNSLHAADVTQSTNVLLNTPALEGVFTPLEVGGALFAACIHDVDHPGLTNQFLVNSSSELALMYNDESVLENHHLAVAFKLLQNQGCDIFCNMQKKQRQTLRKMVIDIVLSTDMSKHMSLLADLKTMVETKKVAGSGVLLLDNYTDRIQVLENLVHCADLSNPTKPLPLYKRWVALLMEEFFLQGDKERESGMDISPMCDRHNATIEKSQVGFIDYIVHPLWETWADLVHPDAQDILDTLEENRDYYQSMIPPSPPPSGVDENPQEDRIRFQVTLEESDQENLAELEEGDESVADSRADAASSTTTGTTATSALAGGAAGGGVAGGNKTGGSQNQHQHGGM, encoded by the exons ATGCTGAACAAAAACTCAGCAGGCTCGCAATCGCTGCCGCGAGTCCATAGTTTCTTCAACATGATACCCTCGATTCTGCAGGACGATCTGGCTGTGACTATACTCGCCGATCGGGACAATATGTTCTCCATTAAGTCACAGCGCAG cCATGGCGAGGATCTCATTGTGACGCCTTTCGCCCAAATTTTAGCCAGCTTACGTTCAGTGCGCAACAATTTATTAAGTCTGACAAATGTTCCAGCATCAAACAA GCGGCCCACGCAATCCTCGACGGCTGCCCGCACGGCTAACCCACCTGGAGTACCCCTCTCCCAGGGGGAGGAGGCCTACACCCGGCTGGCGACCGACACCATCGAGGAGCTGGACTGGTGCCTCGACCAGCTGGAGACGATCCAGACCCATCGCAGTGTCTCCGACATGGCCTCTCTTAAG TTCAAACGGATGCTCAACAAGGAGCTGTCACACTTCAGCGAGTCCAGCAGATCGGGAAATCAGATTTCCGAATATATATGTTCCACATTTTTGG ACAAACAACAAGAATTCGACCTGCCATCGCTGCGTGTCGATGAAAATCCGGAACATGCCGCCGCCACCGCTGCCGGTGGCACTGGCGGACAGCATCCCGCCGGAGGGGCTGCCGGCAATCGCTGCCGCTCCCCACGCGGGCCGCCCATGTCGCAGATCAGCGGCGTGAAGCGACCCCTCTCGCACACCAACAGCTTCACCGGCGAACGTCTACCCACTTTCGGTGTGGAGACGCCCAAGGAGAACGAGCTGGGCACTCTGCTCGGCGAACTAGATACGTGGGGCATCCAGATATTTAGCATCGGCGAGTTCAGTGTCAACCGCCCGCTCACCTGTGTGGCATACACCATTTTTCAG AGTAGAGAATTACTGACCAGTCTTATGATACCACCGAAAACTTTTCTTAACTTTATGACTACTCTGGAGGACCACTACGTCAAAGACAATCCGTTTCACAATTCGCTTCATGCCGCCGACGTGACACAGAGCACCAATGTGCTACTAAATACACCGGCACTGGAGGGCGTTTTCACACCGCTCGAGGTGGGCGGGGCACTGTTCGCCGCTTGTATACACGATGTTGATCATCCCGGCTTAACCAATCAATTTTTGGTTAATTCAA gtTCCGAACTAGCATTAATGTACAATGACGAATCTGTTTTGGAAAATCATCATTTAGCTGTTGCctttaaattattgcaaaatcAAGGATGTGATATATTCTGTAATATGCAAAA GAAACAACGCCAAACTTTGAGGAAAATGGTTATTGATATTGTGCTGTCCACGGACATGTCCAAGCACATGAGTCTGCTGGCCGACCTGAAGACAATGGTGGAAACCAAAAAGGTGGCCGGATCTGGAGTCCTGCTGCTGGACAACTACACCGATCGCATACAG GTGCTTGAAAATCTGGTGCATTGCGCCGATCTGAGTAATCCCACCAAGCCGCTGCCGCTCTACAAACGTTGGGTGGCCCTCCTCATGGAGGAGTTCTTCCTGCAGGGCGACAAGGAACGCGAATCGGGCATGGACATTAGCCCGATGTGCGATCGACATAATGCCACCATCGAGAAGTCGCAGGTGGGCTTCATTGACTATATCGTCCACCCGTTGTGGGAGACCTGGGCCGATCTTGTCCATCCCGATGCCCAGGATATACTCGACACGCTTGAAGAGAACAGAGACTACTACCAGAGCATGATACCGCCATCGCCGCCGCCATCGGGCGTTGATGAGAATCCCCAGGAGGACAGGATACGCTTTCAG GTAACCCTGGAGGAGTCCGACCAGGAGAACCTCGCCGAACTGGAGGAGGGGGATGAGAGTGTCGCCGATAGTCGGGCCGATGCTGCGTCGAGTACTACCACTGGCACTACTGCCACCTCGGCGCTGGCGGGCGGCGCTGCTGGCGGGGGCGTGGCTGGCGGCAATAAGACGGGTGGCAGCCAAAACCAGCACCAGCACGGTGGAATGTGA
- the LOC6502358 gene encoding cAMP-specific 3',5'-cyclic phosphodiesterase isoform X9, whose protein sequence is MLNKNSAGSQSLPRVHSFFNMIPSILQDDLAVTILADRDNMFSIKSQRSHGEDLIVTPFAQILASLRSVRNNLLSLTNVPASNKSRRPTQSSTAARTANPPGVPLSQGEEAYTRLATDTIEELDWCLDQLETIQTHRSVSDMASLKFKRMLNKELSHFSESSRSGNQISEYICSTFLDKQQEFDLPSLRVDENPEHAAATAAGGTGGQHPAGGAAGNRCRSPRGPPMSQISGVKRPLSHTNSFTGERLPTFGVETPKENELGTLLGELDTWGIQIFSIGEFSVNRPLTCVAYTIFQSRELLTSLMIPPKTFLNFMTTLEDHYVKDNPFHNSLHAADVTQSTNVLLNTPALEGVFTPLEVGGALFAACIHDVDHPGLTNQFLVNSSSELALMYNDESVLENHHLAVAFKLLQNQGCDIFCNMQKKQRQTLRKMVIDIVLSTDMSKHMSLLADLKTMVETKKVAGSGVLLLDNYTDRIQVLENLVHCADLSNPTKPLPLYKRWVALLMEEFFLQGDKERESGMDISPMCDRHNATIEKSQVGFIDYIVHPLWETWADLVHPDAQDILDTLEENRDYYQSMIPPSPPPSGVDENPQEDRIRFQVTLEESDQENLAELEEGDESVADSRADAASSTTTGTTATSALAGGAAGGGVAGGNKTGGSQNQHQHGGM, encoded by the exons ATGCTGAACAAAAACTCAGCAGGCTCGCAATCGCTGCCGCGAGTCCATAGTTTCTTCAACATGATACCCTCGATTCTGCAGGACGATCTGGCTGTGACTATACTCGCCGATCGGGACAATATGTTCTCCATTAAGTCACAGCGCAG cCATGGCGAGGATCTCATTGTGACGCCTTTCGCCCAAATTTTAGCCAGCTTACGTTCAGTGCGCAACAATTTATTAAGTCTGACAAATGTTCCAGCATCAAACAA ATCCAGGCGGCCCACGCAATCCTCGACGGCTGCCCGCACGGCTAACCCACCTGGAGTACCCCTCTCCCAGGGGGAGGAGGCCTACACCCGGCTGGCGACCGACACCATCGAGGAGCTGGACTGGTGCCTCGACCAGCTGGAGACGATCCAGACCCATCGCAGTGTCTCCGACATGGCCTCTCTTAAG TTCAAACGGATGCTCAACAAGGAGCTGTCACACTTCAGCGAGTCCAGCAGATCGGGAAATCAGATTTCCGAATATATATGTTCCACATTTTTGG ACAAACAACAAGAATTCGACCTGCCATCGCTGCGTGTCGATGAAAATCCGGAACATGCCGCCGCCACCGCTGCCGGTGGCACTGGCGGACAGCATCCCGCCGGAGGGGCTGCCGGCAATCGCTGCCGCTCCCCACGCGGGCCGCCCATGTCGCAGATCAGCGGCGTGAAGCGACCCCTCTCGCACACCAACAGCTTCACCGGCGAACGTCTACCCACTTTCGGTGTGGAGACGCCCAAGGAGAACGAGCTGGGCACTCTGCTCGGCGAACTAGATACGTGGGGCATCCAGATATTTAGCATCGGCGAGTTCAGTGTCAACCGCCCGCTCACCTGTGTGGCATACACCATTTTTCAG AGTAGAGAATTACTGACCAGTCTTATGATACCACCGAAAACTTTTCTTAACTTTATGACTACTCTGGAGGACCACTACGTCAAAGACAATCCGTTTCACAATTCGCTTCATGCCGCCGACGTGACACAGAGCACCAATGTGCTACTAAATACACCGGCACTGGAGGGCGTTTTCACACCGCTCGAGGTGGGCGGGGCACTGTTCGCCGCTTGTATACACGATGTTGATCATCCCGGCTTAACCAATCAATTTTTGGTTAATTCAA gtTCCGAACTAGCATTAATGTACAATGACGAATCTGTTTTGGAAAATCATCATTTAGCTGTTGCctttaaattattgcaaaatcAAGGATGTGATATATTCTGTAATATGCAAAA GAAACAACGCCAAACTTTGAGGAAAATGGTTATTGATATTGTGCTGTCCACGGACATGTCCAAGCACATGAGTCTGCTGGCCGACCTGAAGACAATGGTGGAAACCAAAAAGGTGGCCGGATCTGGAGTCCTGCTGCTGGACAACTACACCGATCGCATACAG GTGCTTGAAAATCTGGTGCATTGCGCCGATCTGAGTAATCCCACCAAGCCGCTGCCGCTCTACAAACGTTGGGTGGCCCTCCTCATGGAGGAGTTCTTCCTGCAGGGCGACAAGGAACGCGAATCGGGCATGGACATTAGCCCGATGTGCGATCGACATAATGCCACCATCGAGAAGTCGCAGGTGGGCTTCATTGACTATATCGTCCACCCGTTGTGGGAGACCTGGGCCGATCTTGTCCATCCCGATGCCCAGGATATACTCGACACGCTTGAAGAGAACAGAGACTACTACCAGAGCATGATACCGCCATCGCCGCCGCCATCGGGCGTTGATGAGAATCCCCAGGAGGACAGGATACGCTTTCAG GTAACCCTGGAGGAGTCCGACCAGGAGAACCTCGCCGAACTGGAGGAGGGGGATGAGAGTGTCGCCGATAGTCGGGCCGATGCTGCGTCGAGTACTACCACTGGCACTACTGCCACCTCGGCGCTGGCGGGCGGCGCTGCTGGCGGGGGCGTGGCTGGCGGCAATAAGACGGGTGGCAGCCAAAACCAGCACCAGCACGGTGGAATGTGA